The Lycorma delicatula isolate Av1 chromosome 2, ASM4794821v1, whole genome shotgun sequence DNA window aaatattgaACTAAGGCTGTCTCGTAGATACGTAAATTTTCGTTATACCTCCTCAATTTtttcaactaattatttttagtttcgtgtaaaatattttaaataccaaaGTGAATTCAggttatattacattacattatataacaGTCCCATAAGAAAAGATgataacaaacaaacataatttttttaggcCGTAAACGATCTAAAGgcaccggcctccgtggcgcgagtggtagcgtttcagcctttcgtccggaggtcccgggtatgaatctcggtcaggcatggcattttaacacacgctacaaatcattcatctcatcttctgaagcaatatctaacggtggtcttggaggttaaacaaacaaaaaaaaatcgtaaacgaGCCAAATCAATTTCTACATATTAGAGAAAAGTATTCTACAAGTCATCTTTAAGAACTTTCTATTAGGGAACCAGGAAGgaaccattataaaaaataaattaaagtaaatacattaatttattttagaatagtaACCTCGAAGTTTCGAGGTTACTACatcatttacatcagtgaatttttTAACTCATCCTTTGCCTTCGCTGTACGGTTCTTTCGGATATCTTTTTTCTTCTGtgctacatcgttgccctctgaactggCTAACAAGAGTTCGTGGAAGCACAAACCCCGCGCCTAGCTCACACCTATCTGACTATAAGTGACTCATACTTCGGAACTGAATGAGTTTTTAATGAGCACTAAAGCATACCACAGAATGTGTTGATCGCGATAACAATAATTTGAACCAAGTTCCCTTAGTTGATCGCAAATGATCAAGTTTGAaccttataatttattgtaactaCTACAATAAAGTCTACAAAATAGTCTCTGGTGGACTCCGGTCTGATCCACCAGAGAGTCGAGGAGAGggcctcctcctcctcctcctcctcctcacAATCGGCTCCATCACAGAGtaccgcgtgacatttactttacaaaaaaaataggtGGACagcccaaccccgtaggggaagacacccgccttgtgacgcttccggtcgccacaccccctACCCCCTTCgaagccatgatgggctttaacgagaGAAAATAGATGGATAAAAGAGACGAAAAACCAAACTAAATGTTGCATTTGGCACGTATGGCTGCGTGAAAAAATCATGGCTATCCATTAAACCAGCGGTCGCCAACTGGTGGTCCGCGAGAAATCTTGGTGGTGGAGAAAAATTTGGACGTTAGTTGCattctttatgttttattaataataaagcgaAAGTAATattctaagaaatttttatattctgaataacaatttttgtaaattttcacttgaaaaattactaaattacagtcacgtgaaaaaaatttacattttaaaaatttgctggAAATAAAATTGGGCTTAAGTATTATTTGACCATTACAACAGATATTTTTTCGCcgttagcctccagaaccatcgtaaggtattacttcacaggatgaatgagaattATATGTCTTAGGTCAACAATTTCtcagatgcgtggttaattgaaacccaaccaccaaagaacactggtttccacgatctagttatcaaatccgtataaaagtaactgccttcgctggaatttaaaccttaaaactgtcgacttcgaaatcaactgatttgtgatgacgagttcacaactacaccaacccggtgggtaggtaTTCACAATACgaggtaaaattgaatttttttttcaaaggaaaatttTACTGTGGCAAACGCGGATGACTgaagaaaatctgaaaatattttcaacagcACTTAAAATCACTCACAAAATCTGTTTGTTGTTATTACCCAAAGAAAGAAGATCCCAGACATTGCAGTAACTATATAATAGTTTGCAACAAACATTGAAGATTAGTAATTTAAGAATGAGTAAAAAAAGAGCTCATCAATCAATCCGACGACAGTCACAAAGCTAAATTTCAGTTATCCTTATTGACCTTCTTTTTGGAACTTCATAAAAGTGAATACTAATTATCGAGTGATACAGCACTCGGcgatatgtatttaatatttccatCTGTGAGATGGAAATGTTTTTTTGTgcaaaaagacaaattaaaactttaattgcCTTTAAAAGGCAATTAAAACTTGGTACCGGTCTcgtcttgaaataaataaatcgatttgaAATCTTCGTTTTGCAGTAACGTCATCGGAACCAAAAATCCATAAACTTCTCTGAAAGAAGCAGAAACAAATATCACACTAAAAATGTGTAATACTTAAATATTCTTCAgttattttgcaataattaaatttactttaataattttgttacaataaaacaacctttaaagattttattatgattaaataggtgcattttatattaatacattggAAGTTCTTTGATCATTATTTTACCGatgtattaatcttttaaaaataaaatcagtgatccgcgatatttaaaattatggatttagtgGTCCGTTAGGTCCGAAAAGTTGGCGACGTTGCATTAACcgacaacaaataaaatatttaacaggaaAAATCAACTTCTCctgtatttcaaaaataatttatatttactattttacaaattatttaatggcCTGACGTAACTGCAATGTTAAGTGTAAATGTAtcagtaaacatgtagtctggaacagacttaggtcgaccactcctgagacgtgtagttaattgaaatctaaccaccaaagaacaccggtaaccctTATACAGCAATCAAATCCATGTagaagcaactgcctttacaaggactcagaccttagaattcttgacataaaaatcagttgattttgcgatgacgagtttaaccagtgcattaactaattatatatattttttttttttttaatgaggattAATTACCGACACTATCACAGAAAATTTGAGTTAAGGTTAATcaaaaatggaattatttctaAAGACTGAGGGTCTATGAAAGTGTTTTAAAACACGGATTGTCAATTTTTATTCGTGATCCATAAATAGCATACGTGgaagttagaaatattttatttttcttcttaaattagcaactaattaattacaaaaggcttaaacaatcttacctgaaaagTCATTATTCAATTTGTAGACAATGTTTGAATTCAGACTGAGCAAATATTTTCATCACATCATCATACCAATGTAAGGATTTTTCCATCTGGGTCAAGAGatctttttgaatataaataacatCTACATCTGCTGGTAAATCAGCATTTATGTATTCGTTTATGCTGCGCTGCACAGAAGATAAAGTTACTGCGTTCGGTTCGATCAAACCAGTGGTAGGCGGTAAAGTCTGAATGAGAtccaataattttacaatttctggTAGGACATCGTCCAAATTACTGTTACGTATTACGTCCCTAATACCTTTCGGGGAACCGCATCTAAACGCAGAATCACTATAAATAACTTCCAGCTCTCCCTTTAGTCtcagaatatcaaaaaatttaccaaatataTCTACTATCGTATTAAAGGTTTCCTTCGGAAAGGTAATCGAATAACTACTAAATCTTCGCGCATCGACTAATTCAAGAAAGCTTAAGGATGAAAGAGAATTAAAccttgaatttaaatgaaatagagCGTTGTCGATCAAAGAATTGTATAATTCTACTAGATGGTCATCCGGTCGCAAAGCAAAACAAGCTACTGACTGGAAAAAAATTGACAGTCCTTTATCACTTTTCATAGCTTTTAAACAGGATACGGCATTGTCGagcatttttttaacacttttaacatcattaactgtatTACGGTAGCTCATCTGCCCTATAAATTCCATCGATAATTCAAGATCaccaaaactagaaaaaatttgtttatatataatgagAAGATAAACGAAATTAAGGTCTTTTAAAAGAGTTACATTAAAATACGACCAACTCATCGAAATATAATCAAGATCtttcaatttttccaaaaattttatcAGGATTTCAcgcttttcaaaaataaaattaacggtgCTTTTAATATCACTGTCAACATTTAAATGTCCCTCGAGATTTTCATCGGGTacctttttcaataaattaattataaacccaGGAAAAATCTTAAGAGCCGAGAAAAATGCGCGAGTTTCCGAAATACTAATCTGAGCTCCTGCAACAACCGCTTCACATAATCGATGATAAGAACAATTTACGTATAACAATTCCGGAATCATAGATTTCATGTGCATCTGAAATTTTGTTATCTGTTCGACACCGATGCAACCACCACTGATAGAATAAGCTACCAATTTGCATTGGTAAATAATATAAGATCGAAGTGCAATATCTATAGCCGTGAAAAGTTCTTcggcatttttttcttttacattaaagaaACTAAGGAATCGTTCACATACGACGCCTTTACAATCGACATAACGAACCACAACAGAATAACGTCTACAAGAATATTCATCGACAATAATACTAAAGAATGACGCTTGATGAATTTCATTTAGTATACGTTTTTCAAAAAGctgttttacagaataaaataatccttttataagTGTATCCATTTTCGATCCATCCTCTTTCAGTCCTGCCCAAAGTCGTTTTAATTCAGTGTCGTGCAGTAACATACAATCGTATAATTCCGTACGATCTAATCTACGATTCTGACGTACACTAAGAATCAACCCATCTAATAAACGCTTAAACAATTCCCTATTTAGAACGATATCATTCTTCTCAAAAAGTAACTGTTTTGGTTCTTCCTCCGAAAATTCTTGATTCATAAATCGTCTTAAGTTAATACAACTCATGACATGTTCCTTTGTTTTGGCATGTTTGGAGGCATTACGCGTAaggttttttaaatcaaaataaccaTCGTAATTCCACATAGtttttttaacaggaaataaAATACACGGCCAACAGTAAATTTTACAACGCGCTTCGCTTACAGTAAGCCAACTGAATGAAGTATACAAACCCCCTGAAAAATAtcgtgaaaataattttccagcTTTAATATCGGTATGGCCGATTTGAACAGAAGGAGTCGGCCTtccttttttaagaatttctcttttttcaaataaGCTTCGCCTAGTAAAAGGAATTCTTATCAATTGGCATACCATATCGTCTTCTTCGCTCTTTGTTCCTGTTAATGTAACCTGTTTCGACGGCGCAGAACGGGATTTTTTacatatagtttttgttttattgacttcTTCTGTACTCTGATGAGGTTGATAGTCCAAGAGTTCTCCGTCGCCGTTACTAGAATTTTCCAACACATTCTTGTAATCGACATTTAAATTATCTTCTGTTCCTTCATCTACTTCAATTTcctctgttttaataaaaatttcgttcatttcaatttttatatccaaattttcatccattttgtacatttaaaagTGGTATTCCTTTAAATCTTTTTAACGATTAACAATAACTATTAGCAATGAAGCAGTTTTgccgtacaaaaaataaaaaatagttatttaataaatgataaatcaaCGGCACCagattatcattttaatattataactctAAATCACGAACTCTCCAATAACTACAGCAAATTAAAACGCAAAACTGAACAATTCAaaccataaaattacaatttttattaattaaattagtatagttTTATCTAGACAATGAAAGCATTGATATcgtaattatagaataaaagatTCACTATCGATACATGACACAAGTAACCggtgaagtttttttatttattatcaataaaacagtagttaaatgcgtatataaaaaatatacataacaatcacaaatcgacttttattaacataacGTCACAGCAACCGAGACACGTAACAACTGAGGAGAAATGCACGTCGCCTCGCAGCAGTTGCTAGGATACCATGACGTCACTGCCCCTTCTATCACCAGCTCTCGACCAGGCACGTAAAACAATGAGTTGAATCCGGAATTCTATCCACCTTTTTTTTATACGACGTTGCCAAATTTACAAGATAAAATGTCATTAATAGCAATATCGACACATCAgccgtaatttgtttttataacaaagcTTCTACAAATCAAAATCGTAAAATAGGGTCAGCATAGATATCAGAACATGTTCGTTGGCTCAGTATTGCATATAAATAAACGATATTGTAAACATGAtaagaactaattaaaatatttgaataattaaataataacccaAATATCATCGATAAATAACTGATtactttataagttataaaaattaatgtcgaTGGAATATcgttattcaatttatatttaagtaaataaattttatatcatggTTTTACAGGAATAAccataataaatagtaataagaCGAATTAACATTAAGGTTCGAACAGTTGTTTAAGtaatttcttacaatttaaaatatatatatatatatatatatatatatatatatatatatatatatatatacactgtatatatataaatatatatatacagaatatatatatatatacactgtatatatataaatatatatatatatatatataaagaacacGTCCTGGCTGACTGATTCAttaacacccagcaaaaactacttaagataaattgatgaCAATTTgcatacatgttcttcttacgagGTAAGTTCACACTAAGaacagatttttttgaaattccgaatttaaagggttaaaatggagtaacaataatttacaattttttaatttctcggtaacaaattaatatatcaacttgatttttggtgtgtgtaattctcatgtaaatatctaaaaaccaatttctagaatttttaaactcaaccatcaaaggagtgaagaaaggtaaaaaaattttgacgggtaattagttataactaatatttttaaaatggaggccgactgttttgaaacccacattctttgATCACACAAAGTTAAGGCCTCCACTAGCCAAACTGTTGctgtaaagaaattacaatatactgatagtttttatatattgaacggctatttttatcattattattctcacaagcatgagtttaatgatcAAAGGGCCCAGGGGTAGAGCCCTCTGGCAAGACGGGAAaggcaagcgaagcgagccaagaccggctaaatatcccttGACCGTGACAGGAAATGCAAGTAACTATATAGCACGGCCGAAGCCGCGACGGgtctgataatatatatattagcatatatattatatatatacattatattagcatatatatatatatatatatatatatatatatatatatatatatatattagctgtaAGTGCAGGTaagaaagaatgttttttaattccaagtttaaatggttattaaaatgaagtaaaactgaaattttaataacgaTACTCTCTTAATTTTTACTCTCTCGGTAACAAATGTAGGCTTCATTTTTGTATGTGTAAACTTTATGTTAATATCTACAGGCCAGTttatagatttttcgaaattttaccTTGAAGGGGTTAAGAAaggttaaaacattttgaataatgattgcaattttttccatttctgataaacgagatattcactgaACTgagacttgcaaatactcttcagataaatatctaaaaaccattttcggggtttttttaatttccattttttaagggTGCGATGGtttggcggctcaaccaacacagcaaTTGCCCCTGTTACAGTATATGCGACGCGATTGGCTGTACCTATCTCCGGTTAAttggttacttgattaaaaaacataaaataaaaaaaaacaattggctgccacgggaagcacaagtaaccatatagcacgagCGAAGCTGCAACGGGGATGATTATATACATAtcggatattattattattattaataatgtaaaaaaaatatatattaatattatttaacgagAAAAAAGAGGtttgaattttgtatattatatatctgATCACTTtctgtaattcttatttttaccaaTCGTTACAGGTTTTTTGTAGAGTCCAGGGAATATTTTAGATTGAAATATAACCACTTAATCCTTTTCTAAggctttttttaatggttaattctTCAATCACACCATTCCAGTTGTAATCCGTTTTACTCTTTATCAACTTCTTACCCACATAATCATTTGCTTTACCATCAAAATagctttataagaaaataataaagcgaaaaaaataataactcagtACGAGAAGAATAcaggaatattttgttttgtaaccgACAAAACCTGACTGTTCAATTATTTCAGAATGTCGCATATATCAATCAAGTAATTATTTGGAATTTCGATATAAaactcatcaaaaagaaaaaactgatgtggacaccacatcattATTCTTTgtatgactattaaattacatatacacttttttgtttaatgaaaagtacataaaattttatttgattaatagcttctgatattttttattattgtttttttggttaatgaattattatttatcgtaatttttttttacactcagaggttaataattattaataattcaatccaaatatctcattaattaaaattttatttggctatgacttgaaccaatgaaaataagtaccacttatataacGTAAGATCTAACGTTTATAAAACCTTTGATTTAAATCCATTTTGCAACTTCTTTCTTTGTGATTAACGACTTGTCCTGCAAATAAATTGTCATCATCAAGTGATATATTAAAAGATAACACATACAATACAAACATACAACTGAACAAGTAAATGACAGCATACATGCCGACGCGTCACTCGATGTTTGCATAACTAATGGtcaattgtttatataaaatctaattttatctattttctgtATCCTTAACTccgttaaatctatttttaactattactGGCATAAATAGACGACTATATAGCGCAAACACTGGTCGACTCCTCTGTCGCCGTCTAAACTTATACTGTAAAATGTAGTTTTAACTGTAATTTctgtaacatatataaatttatgaattttaatattctattataatcATCATACCCTACaattatatacaaacataatttCAACCGATTACGAGAACTTGTTTCCGAAACGTGTATTTAACACCATATAAGAAGTTACAAAACGGTTTTTAATcgagcaatttaaaaaaaaaaattgtttatatgcagtgtttcaataaaaatatgaaattaaagtttatttaatcaaatattttatttttacctgtatTCCTCCACTAAATTAAGgattatatgtaaacaaattattttataatgaaataaatactttaatttattctattaaaatatttttgtgatcgCTGTGACATATATAAAAATCTACGTTTCAAAAAGCACCGGTCATatttactttctctgaaagtaatgatattcagtatacattaaatattttgtggGAACCGAGTAAAGATGTCACTTGTACAGCTGAGAAATTTACTTAATGAAGAAAGCAAAAGGAAATCACTTCACTCTCGCAAGTAAACTTGACAAGTAACTTTTTATGCTGGAGTATGACTGTCATTTTCAGTAGTGACTCATATCAAGCATTCTATTACCGATACGATTATGGGATTTAACACAGATACACTATTTAATAATTGTTCTATGTCCTTTATCGTTCGTTCTCGGGAGACTTGCAGCTAGCGCCAAGTTTTTCTGCTGGTATAAGTTCAGCCAACGTGAATTCGATGATTTTCCTTATATAGCAAAGAAAACTTTCTA harbors:
- the LOC142319849 gene encoding uncharacterized protein LOC142319849, which codes for MNEIFIKTEEIEVDEGTEDNLNVDYKNVLENSSNGDGELLDYQPHQSTEEVNKTKTICKKSRSAPSKQVTLTGTKSEEDDMVCQLIRIPFTRRSLFEKREILKKGRPTPSVQIGHTDIKAGKLFSRYFSGGLYTSFSWLTVSEARCKIYCWPCILFPVKKTMWNYDGYFDLKNLTRNASKHAKTKEHVMSCINLRRFMNQEFSEEEPKQLLFEKNDIVLNRELFKRLLDGLILSVRQNRRLDRTELYDCMLLHDTELKRLWAGLKEDGSKMDTLIKGLFYSVKQLFEKRILNEIHQASFFSIIVDEYSCRRYSVVVRYVDCKGVVCERFLSFFNVKEKNAEELFTAIDIALRSYIIYQCKLVAYSISGGCIGVEQITKFQMHMKSMIPELLYVNCSYHRLCEAVVAGAQISISETRAFFSALKIFPGFIINLLKKVPDENLEGHLNVDSDIKSTVNFIFEKREILIKFLEKLKDLDYISMSWSYFNVTLLKDLNFVYLLIIYKQIFSSFGDLELSMEFIGQMSYRNTVNDVKSVKKMLDNAVSCLKAMKSDKGLSIFFQSVACFALRPDDHLVELYNSLIDNALFHLNSRFNSLSSLSFLELVDARRFSSYSITFPKETFNTIVDIFGKFFDILRLKGELEVIYSDSAFRCGSPKGIRDVIRNSNLDDVLPEIVKLLDLIQTLPPTTGLIEPNAVTLSSVQRSINEYINADLPADVDVIYIQKDLLTQMEKSLHWYDDVMKIFAQSEFKHCLQIE